From Neofelis nebulosa isolate mNeoNeb1 chromosome X, mNeoNeb1.pri, whole genome shotgun sequence:
CTGAAAATTCAGAgtgtattttatatgaaaattctcTTGACACTTAGACATTTATATTGGAATATTTTGgggaatatttttccaaaggaaaatatttcttatatatcttCCTTATTGACTTAGGGAATTATTTCATgatatttctttatattgatatgtgatttaatttttaaggtggAACAGAAATTGTCACAGAGAGTGAGTACACCAGTGGACATTCTGTAGCTGGAGTGCTTGACCAGAGTCGAATGCAGCGGGAGAAGATGGTTTACATGGCAGTTAAAGATTCTTCTCAAGAAGAAGATGATATTAGTAAGAAAAAGGGGCACTGTAGTGACTTATCAGTAGCCATCAtgcgtttttttaaaaaaaataagcgaTTTCAGAGATGCACTATATAGGAGCAAAGTtcaataaaataagtcagacctttgctgtaattaatttaaaagaaaagagtccTTTTGACCATTCATGCATACATGTATTATTCAAATCAGCAAACATGAAATACTATGTCTCATACTAGGGATACAGAGATAAACAACATAGGGTTCCTGACTTCATTAGAGCCCACAAATACATAGGTAATTATTGGGCATCTATTTTGTCTGTGTTACTGGATatgttgcataaatatttaatactcaCAACTCGTCTCCGAGGTAGGTggtattatctttgttttatggGAGGAAAAAAGTGCTCAGGGAACTTAAGTAATTGCCCAAGATCATTATAATATTAAGGGAAGAATGTACAATTTCAACTCTTAGCTATCTAACTCTACTGCCAGTGTTCTTTCCACATGGCAGTGAACACCGTTGGCCTCTCTGGATTTAGCAGTGGAAAGGCTAACTGGTTGTTCTCCTTCTGTCACTGAAGGATTAGATGAGTAAGTATTCTCCCAAGTAAGTTAAGCTCCCAGGATCTTTATTTATTATGCCTTTGATGGTCTCCAAGTAGTTGCTGCTTAAGGTTTCTTGGGGCTGAGTACCATAGGGTGAAAATAACTCCTCAGGTTTCCTTTCCCGCCCATTTCCTTATGAGGGCATGTTACACTCTGCCTACTTTCTTCTCACTTCAGTGTAGGAATGCAGCCCTTCAAGAtggctttttctgtcttctttccatgCTGAGACAAAACTATTTTGTTTTGCCCTAGAAGGGCAAAAGCCTCCACTTGAGTGCATTACCTAGATAACACTCAGCTTTTCCTAGACTGTGCTCTGACCTCCACGCCTCAGATTTCCTTCCTTAGAAGCCATGGGAAGCTGAATTCCAATCCCAAACATGAATAATACACCATAGTTGATAATCTAAAAACAAGTAAGTCTAGAGGATTTGATTGGAGAGGAAAAGTGTTAAATGAAGTAATTTCTATTTggtctttaaattctttattattattttttactcatTGGTCAGTAAAGGGGCACAATAAAAGTTGGGAGACTGAACCTTAAGTTAACTGATGCCAGAATTCCTTGTCTAAGTGGAAAGCTTAGACCAGTGTCTCTCGTTAATTGAACGAAGGGAAACTTGGGAGAAAAGGGACacttttttctcacattttttccacatttcttcCATAGTGAATAGAAGCTCCCAATATGTGAATCAAAGGAAAAGCATAAATTCAAAGCCAATTTTTTACCTAACAGCTTAAACCAAAATGATTATGTcacataaaatatacttaatgACTCTCtaggtttatatttttttactccgatactatatttttaaaaagtgagtctCACTTAATGCTTTTTTTCTCAGTAGAGTCTCTGAAAATCCTGCCTGTTAAAGGATGTCCACATATTCACGAAGACcactttatatatacattatgttttatatatacatatatatgactttgattatttttatttaaatttttttcaattactaGTATTTTTGACTACTTTTCAATGCGTGTACAGAACTGCATTTAAGTTATAGTATATGGGGTAGCAAGGACCACTTTCTAGTATTGATTCTATGGGAAATGCTTTCTGAGTTCTAAAGATCAATCAAGCACAATTACGGACTACAGCATTTTTTACAAGTTCGTAATGCCCAATGGACTATAAAATTAGTCAATATATTCCAAGCgcaaatgttttatataatctAAAAGTCATTTTCATAGGATAGGTTCTAAGAGGAGAATAAGAGTTTTAATAAATGATTGTCTCCTAGAGGCACTCGTCTCCAAAGTGcctaatgtaattttaaaattaacaaaattgaaatcTTGACAgttggaaaaattttaattgtttggaatttttttacccatttattaaatatttggggTTATAAACAagcaattatttctaaaatttaggtTGCGCTGAAATAGCAGATGAAGTTTACATGGAAGTCATTgtaggggaagaggaaggaacttCTCTCCCTGAGACTCAGCTTGAGGACTCTGATGTTAATAAAACAATTGTCCCTGTTGTCTGGGCTGCGGCATATGGTAGGACACTGGCATTTTTTCACCTGCTAAGTACATAACATATCTATTTGATCAGCCTTTAGGTCATTAAATATGCTGTGCTAATGGCCCTCATGAGTTGactaatataaaatgttttgctGTGGACTGATTAATCTCTAGTTACATACGTGATTTTCCTACCATATATCTTGTGTTATTTAAAATGAGCCTTGCTTAATGCATTATTGTTTTTCAGTAGGCTTTATTCAAAATCCTACCTGTATAAGTGAGtgtcatagttttatttttctaaaataggaaTATCCTTTGAAAATTGATCCTTCCCCTTTTTCAAAAACTTATTTCATGTATTAACACCACAAATAAGAATTGGGgggtttgaaaagaaaaaggaaaccaggtGTGCTCTTCTAGAAAGTATCTAATGGAAGGTAAATTGATCTAATGGAAGGTAAatttatcagggtttttttttttttttctttctatgtaaCCTCATTCCTACTTAATTTAGAAGATGGTCCAGGTatactctttattttgaaaagttttggtGTTCAAATGCATTATCTTATCTCAGTTTTTCCAaaggttcattcattcaacagtcatttattgaacatcttcaATTTTGAGTGTATTCTGCAGAAATATatactcaatttttattttaaaaataagattgttCTAGATTTTAACAGTTCCAAGGATGCTAACAGTAGCCCTTATTTTCAGTGCATGAAATTATATCTAATCTATGGGAGTGGAagaactcaacaacaaaaaagtttaatCCAAGGAACAATGGTCAAAGTAAGAGTTTTGTAGATTAAGATGTGATCCACTAGTAATCATTATACTCAGCCTATCAGTTTTtaattagcctttttttttttttttaggagatgAAAGAAGAGTTTCCCGGAGGTATGAAGATTGTCAAGCATCAGGTAAGAGAGCATTACATGTGACATGTAAGTTAAATAGCCAGTTTTATATAGTGTTTGGAAAATAACCAGTTACTGGTTTGTGTGTATGGACACATAGGTTAGACTCTTACTTGCCTGGTCATATCTTATCTAGTTAGTCACATAAGAGTTTTTCTCTTTGGGGAATTGATTAATTTAGGTACAAACGTAATGCATGTTATTCTGCAAGTGCAGTTCATTTTAGCTTTATCTCAAGATACAGATGTTGGGCAACTTACAATATGAATCATAAAAGGCTGctatggagaaaattataaaatagaaattattttattttatttgtttttttaaatgtaattttttttatttatttaaaaatttttaaattttatttaaatccaagttagttaccatataatgtaataacgatttcaggagtagaatttaatgattcatcactcacataaacctcccagtgttcatcccaacaaatgccctccttaatgcccattacccatttagcccatcctcccacccaacagctctctagcaaccctcagtttgttctctgtattaaagtctcttatagtttacctccctctctctttttatcttattttttcctttcccctttgtccacctgttttgtttcttaaatacacatatgagtgaaatcacatgatatttatctttctctgattttacttagcataatacattcgagttccatccatgttgttgcaaatggcaagatttcatcctctTTGATTGctgctgggtaatattccattgtatatatatatataccacatcttctttatccattcatcactcagtggatatttgggctcttttcataatttggctattgttggtagtgctgctataaacattggggtacatgagccccttcaaatcagcatttttgtatcctttggatacatacctagtagtgcaatttctgggtcatgggttagttctctttttacttttttgaggaacttccatactgtttttcagaatggttgcaccagtttgcattctcactaaGTGTTCCCGTATCTccgcatcctggccaacatctgttgtttcctgtgttgttaattttagccattctgacaagtgtgaggtgatacctcattgtggttttgatttgtgtttccctaataataaatgatgttgagcatcttttcatgtgtctgttagccatctggatgtcttctttggaaaagtgtgttcatgtcttttgcccatttcttcactggattgttttttgggtgtcgagtttgataggttctttatagattttggatactaaccctttttctgatatgtcatttgcaaatattttctcccattccgtcagttgcctttttgttttgttgattgtttcctttgctgtgcagaagctttttatcttgatgaggtcccaatagttgatttttgcttctgttttgtttcccttgcctccagagacatgtctagtaaaaagttgctgcagccaaggttaaaatagaaattattttaaagtaaaaattctcCTTGATACCAATTGCTTGTTAATGTCTTCCTTGGGGcagaactattttctttttttaagttttttttttgtttattcgttcattttcagagagagggagagggtcggggggcgggcagggtgagaaaatcccaaataggttccgcgttgtcagcgcagagcctgacatcaTCAGCCTTCATTGGTGAGAAATTGATCTGATGCCAATATTTTGTTTGGGTCATAAAATTCATTGTCTCATGTTACATTCACCTTATTAGTTTATTCTGTTaggatgaataaattgagatagtttaaagttaatttcacatgatatttaaagtgtttttagttgtgtgtgtgtgtgtgtgtgtgtgtgtgtaagggtataaaagaaagaatatgggtATACTTTGTGAATTTAGTACCGCAATGGTAACTTAATGCCATGTCATCTCTAGTAATTCATCTAACCAAAaccaaaaagtataaatattatgtaatttaatagtgtatcattttttttcaggaaatacTTTGGACTCAACATTAGAAAGCAGAAGTAGTACAGCAACACAGTACCTTCAAATTTGTGATAGCATTAATACAAATAAAGTACTTAAACAAAAAGccaagaagaggagaaggggagaaaccAGGCAGTGGCAAACAGGTAAAAATACTAATACTTTATGAATATTATAATGATTTGAAACGTGGAAACATTTTTtgataaacaaaggaaaaggagtcCATTGTTACAGAATAGTCCTATTCCCATATACCTGTTTGCATTTGATTTaaatagttggtttttttttaagtgcttgacATTTAGTAAAACTACACTTGTATGCTCTTTACCCAAATGTTGTTTTCAAAGAGAATTTTCAGGTTGGTTTCACAGAGGTTGCCTATTTCTGGTTTACaaaatgtatataacattttgACAGGTGAATGGTCTATACTATGGTGATGCTCATTACTTTTTAATGAGGTATTTTATCACAAATCacttttaatgtgcattttattCTACAGGATTTTATTCTACTAGTATAGTTCTCACATTGTGAATGTCAGCTAATTTTGGCACCTTTGTTGTAAAACCCTTTAAAACAATCTGGCCAACTGttataacttcctttttttttatctaGCTGTTATAATAGGCCCTGATGGACAGCCCCTGACAGTATACCCTTGCCATATTTGCACAAAAAAGTTTAAATCCAGGGGATTCTTGAAAAGACACATGAAGAATCATCCTGATCatttgatgagaaaaaaataccagTGTACAGATTGTGACTTCACAACTAACAAGAAAGTGAGTTTCCATAACCACCTGGAAAGCCATAAGCTTATAAACAAAGTTGACAAAACCCATGAATTTACAGAATACACACGAAGATACAGAGAGGCTAGTCCACTGAGTTCAAATAAACTTATATTAAGAGACAAGGAGCCGAAGATGCACAAGTGCAAATACTGTGACTATGAAACTGCAGAACAAGGACTGTTAAACAGACATTTACTGGCTGTTCATAGCAAAAATTTTCCTCATGTTTGTGTTGAGTGTGGTAAGGGCTTTCGACATCCTTCTGAACTCAAGAAACACATGAGAACCCATACTGGTGAGAAGCCATATCAGTGTCAGTATTGTGTCTTCAGGTGTGCAGATCAGTCAAATCTGAAAACTCACATTAAATCTAAACATGGTAACAATTTGCCATATAAATGTGAGCATTGTCCTCAAGCATTTGGTGATGAGAGGGAGCTTCAACGCCATCTGGATTTGTTTCAAGGACATAAGACACACCAGTGTCCTCATTGTGACCATAAGAGCACCAACTCAAGTGACCTTAAGCGGCACATCATATCTGTCCATACTAAGGATTTTCCTCACAAATGTGAGGTCTGTGAAAAAGGTTTCCATCGTCCTTCTGAGCTCAAAAAGCATAGTGATATCCATAAGGGTAGGAAGATTCATCAGTGTAGGCACTGTGACTTTAAAACATCAGATCCATTTATTCTTAGTGGTCATATCCTTTCAGTTCATACTAAGGATCAGTCATTGAAGTGTAAAAGGTGCAAGAGAGGGTTCAGGCaacaaaatgaactcaaaaaaCATATGAAGACCCACACTGGAAGGAAGATTTACCAATGTGAGTATTGCGAATACAGCACTACAGATGCATCGGGCTTTAAACGACATGTGATATCAATACATACAAAAGACTATCCACACAGGTGTGAATTCTGCAAGAAGGGATTCCGAAGACcatcagaaaaaaatcaacatattatGAGGCACCACAAGGAGGCTCTTATGTAATAAGatcaatataaagaaaatatgatacaCTACATGGGATGAAAATTTCACGAACTGTTTCATCTAGTTCCAAAGCTTGATAGTAAATCATAACTTTACATTCTTTGTATTAGAGatcttgaaatatttgaaatgacaGGGGATCTTATACCCCTTTGAAAATTACTTAAAGAATTTAAGAAGCACCATAGAATGGTTGCAGAAAAACTCTTAAGTGTCTATTTAATAGTATTATATGCATAAACTACAGAAGGGAAGAGCAAAGACAATGACTTTATTGGCTGATCATACTAGAGATCAATATTTCTGAAAAGATCATACATAATTGAGTTTAACAATGCTTTTCTATGGCAAGCAAGCCTCACTTTTATGTGATTTTAGAAATGAAGTGGGGAAATAAAATTTAGTCATGCATCAGTCACTTAGTCATTGGGCCTTTTTTATGGTACCTGAAAATTGAATTCCAGAAATGGCAAAAGTTTTATGTATCCATTAAAAGAAATTCCACTGGAAAACAGCTTATATTAATTCAGtactattaaaaagaatttcagagcTGCTAAGATTTTACCACAGGATAGGATGTTTAAAATATAGCATTCTTTCCTGAAGTCTAAAGTGAAGTTTAGGATTACAGTTCCCTTTTTTCTGATGTTCAGGTTGATTTTTCAGTATGGCATATATGACAAAAGTATGTTTGAGTCAAATGTGGCTTTCTAAAACAGATGCAACAGTAGTGTTGCAAATAAAGTTAGCACTATATTTCTTAATGATCTAAAGTTTAAACTGGGAGAACAGTTTTCTTAAATACTAtgtttaaaagtttctttttagggCAGTCTTAGCAAGTATGATTGTTCTATTTGTACTTGCTCTAATGTTTAAAGGTGCAATTTTATGCTATTAttggaaattttgatttttttaaatctatatacCATATTGTTAACATGAATTTTCAATATGATGCAGTATATATGCAGTATTTAACAAAACACCATGCTGCCAGTAGAGTTTGGAGGTGGATATTCAGTTTACAGtgtataaacttaaaatatgcaTCCCTTTAACAATGCTTTGTGTTAGCATGCTGCAAATCAAAATGGCGCTTAATATAAAAAGCTGGTTTAGGGAAATTTAATGAAAATCCTGTTCATAAATGTAATGCATATGATGTGTACTTTTAAGTTATAGTTGCTTCATGTTTACACTCAGCTGTTCAACGTAATTTTACTTTATGCTATATTGtgactttgtgttttaaataatgtTCATCTTTCTGTTTTTGCACCAGATAAGGATCTGTTCCTTGAGaataaattttttatctttcttaacTTCAGAATATTAAATTTGGAAAATCTAAAATAGTGTGTTATGTGGCTGTAAATGATGTACACGCTGTAAAATAAGATTGTCATTGTTATGTGggattattatttctaaatgttaCTCATTGAAATGAGCATacaataaaaagcatttattgcACTTCAGggttttatgaatttatttaaagtATGTTGTAATGTTCACTCTTTATTAAAAgactttttacttaaaattgttaTAGGTAATTTGGTCCATAATGTAATGTCTAATAGATTTTGTGCATTAAAAACAACACGAGCTAGGAACTTAGATAATTATGATGACTATGGCATGATTACtccttaaaaatgtatatttctgctAAAACCATGATGAAATGCTATAAAGGTATTCATCTTAAGACTTGAGATTAGAGAAAACTGTGAAAATTCCTAACCTGCTTAAGTAACACAATCCTGAGAAAAGAATTTAACTATGTTCCAAATAGACCAATATACATTCAAAAGGAAAAGCATTAAATCAAGTATTTGggaaagatttttgcaaatgacactTAACCTGCTATATTTAAAGCAGTCAACATTTAATAGAATTCATGTACCTAGATATATAGCCCTATTGCTTAAAACTGTCAACTGGgttaattattctttaatgatcactaacagaaaaagaagaaatcatttagTCATTACATGTTAGACCAGTGCTTTTTAAGCTTTAATTTTTATGGGGTTCAcctagggatcttgttaaaatacatgTTCTGATTTAGTAGGTGTGGGATGGGACATacaattctgcatttctagtaaGCTCCCATGTGTTACCACCATAGGATTAATAATGTGGTAGACAAAATCCTCCAGTGTAATTCTGGTATGCTTTGGCAAATTTGCTTAAATAGATAGCTGTGCATGAGTGGATAGAGGCAATCTGTACTGAAGACATGGCTTTTCAGCTGAGACATGAGTGACAAGAAGGAACGAGTCATTAAGATCTTGTGGAAGAGCATACAAGGCAGAGAAGCATGCAAATACAAATAACCTGAGATAGAACAAGCTTTGGCTGGACCACAGTGAGGGAGACTGACTGATAAGAGATGAGAAATTGATATGGGAAACCATTAGAGGATTTTACGGGATTAATATGATTTACATTTTGAAGATCACTCTGGAGGTTATGTGAGGAAGGCATTGTAGAGAAGCTGAAAGAAGCAGAGAGCCATGTGAAGAGGTTATTCCAGTTCATAGTTACAGTGTAGCTGGAGAAAAAtagatgcattttctttctttcacttatgaATTTGGTCTAGAAAACTTCAGTCAAGCTACAACAGATAAGAATTCAgagcatttgttgggatgaacactgggtactgtatgtaagccaatttgacaataaattatatcaaaaaaagaaaaaaaatacttaagcatatagttaaaaattaaaaaaaatatttagtccATGTTACAAacaagattttcttaaaaaatacacatttaaaaaaaatacacattttaccaGCAAGGCCCACCTTATATGGTAAAACAGATTTCATCTAAAAATGCAGGTCAAAGTATCTttagagaaggagaaataatttgGGAATTGCCACAAAATAATTCTTCCAGAACAGTTCACAGTCATTATGTGGAGATGGATTTGTATGATTGTCACTTCTAAATGACCTATACCATGATGCAGAGGAAATTGTTACTCAGGTAGGGCTTTCAAATTCAACTCGTGTCTCATACaggacaaccaccagtttgtacTTTGAACTTCCCTTAgagatatgtattatatatgtgtatatgtataatatatgtatagatatgtgtacatatatatatgtatatatatatatacatatatatatgatatgatagcTTTTATTGCAGAAAACTTTCAACCATTTGCAAAGATAGAATATAATGAAGCCCTAGATAGCTATCAACCAGCTTCAGCAATCATCACTTCATGGCCAGTTTTGTCTCATTTATATTCTTCCTCACCCTTCCCctcacctacctacctacctacccctCACTGGTTTAATTTAAGATCCCCTTTTCCCAGTGGTTTAATTTGAACTAAATCCctgacatctttttaaaagtttttgaaggaaaatataGCACAATTCTTAAATATGCCtacttccaggggaaaaaaaattacgtCTCATGAGGGTGGAGGAACAAAAGAATCCTCTTATTCAGATCTTTCTATTCCCCTTGTGagaatcaagggaaaaaaaaactagctaGACTTGGAATTCTATTCAATAATGTTCTTGGGACTAATAAGGCTTCTCTTAGAGAAAACACAGAACTAAAAACCCTAGAATATCATTGGATTAGAGAATTTTACCAACTTTGTTCAGGTTCACCCTGTCCTTCCAAAAGAATTAGCTTTGTAAAGTTGATACTGTTTAAGAAAGGTCTAAGAACCTTGGATCCTAGAATGAGAAGTGGATATTGTTATTTGGAATTTGGAGGCTTCACAGAAGAAATTGTATAATTTGTAGAGTCAATGGTCTAGCACTAGGTACCctaaactaaaaatgttttcctatgcCTTGTTCTAGTTGCTATCCCTTTCTATTGAGCATTATCTGAGTATTCCAAAGAGAACGCTACTCTGTTTTAAAATCTGGACCAATTGGCAATATTGAAACTATCCTTTTTAACCCATAATGTATGTCCCAGTCACCTCCTGAGTCCAAAACCCTGTCATCCTAGATTCCAGCACCACCTCCTTATCATAACATGGCTGGGTCATCAGAACCCTTTAGGGAACCATCTCAAAAAGCTtatatattctcccattttaaTAAATTGATCTGTTTCATCTGGGCACACACAAGCTAGGAGTGTTCAACACTATGTTAGCGTACCAATTACTGAGGCAAAGCATATTGTAAAGGCTATCCCTTAACATAAAGGATCTCTGGAACATAAActttaataacaaaattattttaacgtAATGGGATGGATACCAAACATAAAGACTCTGGACTTAACGACATTTCATTTACAAGAGACCAATTCAAGATTACCAAGACTGCCTGGTTATCATTTAATTATGTTATAAAACAATTCCAGTGTTCTTTTGCAGACTCAAAAGAGGTATGTGTTATTTTGTCACTAAATGTTAAAGGTTTTATTAAGATGAATGTAATTATTACAttccttacttttaaaaagattatatttattattttatatattctaggaTGAGCatgaaatactttatatttttattgaaaaaagtaTTATGGAAATCCAATAAATTTAATAATGGTGTGTTGTGGGGGAGAGGTACCTTGTAGAGAAAAGTATTTTCACAGCttattatttactttcaaaaGAATTATGTCTACATGTCATCTGTAGATTACAATAATGGAAATAAGTGAGAATGGTTTTTTGTTAGGGAGaaacataaaacatttgaaacaatGAGTTATGGAACTTGAAAGACTAAGTTTGTAAGCAAAGAAATTCTCATTTAAAGCAGAAACTTGCATCAACCACAGGTCCAACTATGTTACAGTGTTGTCTCTAGTAGTTCACATTAagtgttttttcaaaaaaaaattaaggttgtGCTTATTAGTTCTAATATAAACATTCACATGATAATAACTTTGTGATGAAAATATACAGCTAAGCTAAAAATATGTTTCCTGCTAGGACTTCCACAAGAACCATACAGatacttaacatattttttatgttttttttaaattatttttgagagagagagagagagagagagagacagagcatgagcaggggagggttagagagggagacacagaatctgaagcaggatccaggatctgagctgtcagcacagagtctgacatggaacaccaactcacaaactgtgagatcatgacctgagctgaagttggatgcttaaccaactgagacacccaggtgccccttaacatattttttaatgtttatttttaagagagagacagagacagagagagagggagagagagcaagcaggggaggggcagaaatagacaatctgaagcaggctctgagtggaCAACagtcagcctgatgcagggctcagggctcaaactcatgaatgctgagatcctgacctaagccaaagtcagacgcttaaccaacagccacccaggtgcctcaacat
This genomic window contains:
- the ZNF711 gene encoding zinc finger protein 711 isoform X3, with product MDSGGGSLGLHTSDCRMAHTMIMQDFVAGMAGTAHIDGDHIVVSVPEAVLVSDVVTDDGITLDHGLAAEVVHGPDIITETDVVTEGVIVPEAVLEADVAIEEDLEEDDSDHILTSELITETVRVPEQVFVTDLVTGPDGHLEHVVQDCVSGVDSPTMVSEEVLVTNSDTETVIQAAGGVPGSSVTIKTEDDDDDDDDVKSTSEDYLMISLDDVGEKLEHMGNTPLKIGSDGSQEDVKEDGFGSEVIKVYIFKAEAEDDVEIGGTEIVTESEYTSGHSVAGVLDQSRMQREKMVYMAVKDSSQEEDDIMHEIISNLWEWKNSTTKKFNPRNNGQRDERRVSRRYEDCQASGNTLDSTLESRSSTATQYLQICDSINTNKVLKQKAKKRRRGETRQWQTAVIIGPDGQPLTVYPCHICTKKFKSRGFLKRHMKNHPDHLMRKKYQCTDCDFTTNKKVSFHNHLESHKLINKVDKTHEFTEYTRRYREASPLSSNKLILRDKEPKMHKCKYCDYETAEQGLLNRHLLAVHSKNFPHVCVECGKGFRHPSELKKHMRTHTGEKPYQCQYCVFRCADQSNLKTHIKSKHGNNLPYKCEHCPQAFGDERELQRHLDLFQGHKTHQCPHCDHKSTNSSDLKRHIISVHTKDFPHKCEVCEKGFHRPSELKKHSDIHKGRKIHQCRHCDFKTSDPFILSGHILSVHTKDQSLKCKRCKRGFRQQNELKKHMKTHTGRKIYQCEYCEYSTTDASGFKRHVISIHTKDYPHRCEFCKKGFRRPSEKNQHIMRHHKEALM
- the ZNF711 gene encoding zinc finger protein 711 isoform X4, encoding MDSGGGSLGLHTSDCRMAHTMIMQDFVAGMAGTAHIDGDHIVVSVPEAVLVSDVVTDDGITLDHGLAAEVVHGPDIITETDVVTEGVIVPEAVLEADVAIEEDLEEDDSDHILTSELITETVRVPEQVFVTDLVTGPDGHLEHVVQDCVSGVDSPTMVSEEVLVTNSDTETVIQAAGGVPGSSVTIKTEDDDDDDDDVKSTSEDYLMISLDDVGEKLEHMGNTPLKIGSDGSQEDVKEDGFGSEVIKVYIFKAEAEDDVEIGGTEIVTESEYTSGHSVAGVLDQSRMQREKMVYMAVKDSSQEEDDIRDERRVSRRYEDCQASGNTLDSTLESRSSTATQYLQICDSINTNKVLKQKAKKRRRGETRQWQTAVIIGPDGQPLTVYPCHICTKKFKSRGFLKRHMKNHPDHLMRKKYQCTDCDFTTNKKVSFHNHLESHKLINKVDKTHEFTEYTRRYREASPLSSNKLILRDKEPKMHKCKYCDYETAEQGLLNRHLLAVHSKNFPHVCVECGKGFRHPSELKKHMRTHTGEKPYQCQYCVFRCADQSNLKTHIKSKHGNNLPYKCEHCPQAFGDERELQRHLDLFQGHKTHQCPHCDHKSTNSSDLKRHIISVHTKDFPHKCEVCEKGFHRPSELKKHSDIHKGRKIHQCRHCDFKTSDPFILSGHILSVHTKDQSLKCKRCKRGFRQQNELKKHMKTHTGRKIYQCEYCEYSTTDASGFKRHVISIHTKDYPHRCEFCKKGFRRPSEKNQHIMRHHKEALM